The following proteins come from a genomic window of Desulfonatronum thiosulfatophilum:
- a CDS encoding OmpA family protein, whose product MNKRFSKLVLFSLTALLALLLATSAMAQTERIVPRAENFLFFVDHSGSMAMSAPNETSNSLAPRHDPNKLGKIGYVKEILRAINNDIPNMPFNAGLYTYGPFQEYIAPAPYAQGRLDQGIDRLQDRYDIFGRLTPMGLGLQSLDTVVSGLSDRRAVIMVTDGESNLGADPLPVIENMYAKYGNNICFHVISFAQTPAEVAQVQQIAAINPCSVTVDGMDLLDDARRDDFMRRVFYDTEIIPAAPVVEPEPAPAPPVEEVIVFRNVNFDFDRSEIRPEFVPVLREAAEIIQTRPGRMVFVDGHTCNIGPAEYNMGLSQRRAASVRDFLVNEGVAAERIQTQGFGLTAPRFDNNTREGRSLNRRVEIRFE is encoded by the coding sequence ATGAACAAACGGTTTTCCAAGCTTGTATTGTTTTCCTTGACGGCTTTGCTCGCCTTGCTACTGGCGACATCCGCCATGGCCCAGACCGAACGTATTGTACCCAGAGCAGAAAACTTCCTGTTCTTTGTGGACCATTCCGGTTCCATGGCCATGAGTGCTCCGAACGAAACCAGTAACTCCCTGGCCCCCCGCCACGACCCGAACAAGCTGGGAAAGATCGGCTACGTTAAAGAAATACTTCGGGCAATCAACAACGACATCCCGAACATGCCATTCAATGCCGGCCTTTACACCTATGGGCCTTTCCAGGAATACATCGCTCCGGCTCCTTATGCTCAGGGACGTCTGGATCAAGGCATTGATCGCCTGCAGGATCGATACGACATCTTCGGGCGTCTGACGCCCATGGGTCTCGGCTTGCAGTCCCTGGACACCGTCGTCTCCGGCCTTTCCGATCGCCGCGCGGTGATCATGGTCACGGACGGTGAATCCAACCTCGGCGCCGATCCTTTGCCGGTCATAGAAAACATGTACGCCAAGTACGGCAACAACATCTGCTTCCACGTCATCAGCTTCGCCCAAACCCCGGCCGAGGTAGCCCAGGTACAGCAGATTGCGGCCATCAACCCCTGCTCCGTTACCGTGGATGGAATGGACCTGCTGGACGACGCCAGGCGTGACGACTTCATGCGTAGGGTTTTTTACGACACCGAAATCATTCCCGCAGCACCGGTCGTCGAACCCGAACCAGCGCCCGCTCCTCCGGTGGAAGAAGTCATCGTTTTCCGCAACGTCAACTTCGACTTCGATCGTTCCGAGATCCGTCCCGAATTCGTCCCCGTCCTGCGGGAAGCAGCTGAGATTATTCAAACTCGCCCCGGCAGAATGGTATTCGTTGACGGCCATACCTGCAACATCGGACCGGCTGAGTACAACATGGGTCTTTCCCAGCGCCGCGCCGCCTCCGTCCGTGATTTCCTGGTCAATGAAGGCGTGGCCGCGGAACGCATCCAGACTCAAGGTTTCGGTCTGACCGCTCCTCGCTTTGACAACAATACCCGCGAAGGTCGCTCCCTGAACCGTCGCGTGGAAATCCGCTTCGAATAA
- a CDS encoding GAF domain-containing sensor histidine kinase — protein sequence MEYAPLCLEYSRASAIQRRILEKIDDYAEYNFSSLQSTALNVFFDLAQEFDSFRDLMTVCTLVPKVFFDLECTLYLFLEEKVEHFRVCYDSRQPKPAADIPFFISPTAHGGHYYLPIHGNIELQNYLPLKLDGNLIGILDIFPEQSLNEHDRLFFEKYANRIGFQLHSKMISQKNQEHLHFIRSLVKDIGHNVVVPNMYFKLFYRRLEGTINALGELSRDFSAMSSHQDAASLHAAHGRLLDNRLTYIHDALQDQFREILRHYDNTSLFLETLLRRSHFEQGRYVLEKRTCNFKSQIIDPQTERFKSEFEARGIEIAWAGIPDKEIEVVVDVGLINQVYANLFSNAVKYTAPVRDICGREVKFISYGWQDMPNFFGQGRDGIKLNVFSTGPHISEDERNMLFEEGFRAGNVDDEPGTGHGLFFIRQIIELHGGRMGYEPTPMGNNFYFILPRDPSDGSPSAPL from the coding sequence GTGGAATACGCACCTCTCTGCCTTGAGTACTCACGGGCATCGGCCATTCAAAGGCGCATCCTCGAAAAGATCGACGACTACGCGGAATATAATTTCTCATCTCTGCAAAGCACGGCGCTCAATGTTTTTTTCGATCTGGCCCAGGAATTCGACTCTTTTCGGGATCTGATGACCGTATGCACCCTGGTACCAAAGGTCTTTTTTGATTTGGAATGCACGCTGTACCTGTTTCTGGAGGAGAAGGTCGAACATTTCAGGGTTTGCTACGATTCCAGACAACCAAAACCCGCTGCCGACATCCCGTTTTTTATTTCTCCCACCGCTCACGGCGGTCATTACTATCTGCCGATTCACGGCAACATCGAGCTTCAGAACTACTTGCCGCTCAAGCTGGACGGGAACTTGATCGGCATTCTAGACATATTTCCGGAACAGTCGTTGAACGAGCACGACCGCCTTTTTTTCGAAAAATATGCCAATCGGATCGGCTTTCAACTGCACAGCAAGATGATCAGCCAAAAGAACCAGGAACACCTTCATTTCATCCGCAGCCTGGTCAAGGACATCGGCCACAACGTGGTTGTTCCGAACATGTATTTCAAGCTGTTCTATCGTCGTCTTGAGGGAACCATCAATGCCCTGGGGGAACTCAGCCGTGATTTTTCCGCCATGTCGTCCCACCAGGATGCTGCGTCCCTGCATGCCGCCCATGGCCGGCTGCTGGACAACAGGCTGACATATATACATGACGCGCTTCAGGATCAGTTTCGGGAAATTCTGCGCCACTACGATAATACCAGTCTATTTTTGGAAACGTTGTTGCGTCGCAGTCATTTTGAACAGGGTCGATATGTTCTGGAAAAAAGGACCTGCAACTTTAAGAGTCAGATTATCGATCCGCAGACAGAACGTTTCAAATCCGAGTTTGAAGCCCGCGGCATCGAGATCGCATGGGCTGGAATCCCAGACAAGGAAATAGAGGTCGTTGTGGATGTCGGCCTGATCAACCAGGTGTATGCGAACCTTTTTTCCAATGCGGTGAAATATACCGCTCCTGTGAGGGATATTTGCGGCAGGGAGGTCAAATTCATTTCCTACGGCTGGCAGGATATGCCGAACTTCTTCGGTCAGGGGCGTGACGGCATCAAGCTGAATGTCTTTTCCACCGGCCCGCACATCTCCGAAGATGAACGGAACATGCTGTTTGAAGAGGGGTTTCGGGCAGGCAATGTCGATGATGAGCCGGGGACGGGTCACGGGCTGTTCTTTATCCGTCAAATCATTGAACTTCATGGTGGTCGAATGGGTTATGAGCCGACACCAATGGGCAACAACTTCTACTTCATTCTGCCCAGAGATCCATCTGACGGCTCACCTTCCGCCCCCTTGTGA
- the nadC gene encoding carboxylating nicotinate-nucleotide diphosphorylase, producing the protein MNNQSLFDSFFHEKSLSFLDRLIQLSLDEDGKDLTSMALFSENEQAEAGIKVKQDTLVVGLPIVPMILGRFPGHVRIEFVVSEGAHVPAGTHVVKFQGSATTLLKAERVILNFIGRLSGIANLTRTFCEKIAGSGVRLLDTRKTTPGLRYPEKYAVAMGGGTNHRLDLSEMLMLKDNHIDRAGGITPAVRLLLAAYDPCPPIEVECRTLAEVAEAAALPVQRIMLDNMSRDEMARALAMIPPGMETEISGGVKLETIAELAALGPTFISAGALTHSATCADISMDIYPVSEKVNSNGS; encoded by the coding sequence ATGAACAACCAATCATTGTTTGACTCATTTTTTCACGAAAAGTCCTTGTCGTTTCTGGACAGACTCATCCAGCTCAGCCTGGACGAGGACGGAAAGGATTTGACGTCCATGGCTCTTTTTTCTGAGAATGAGCAGGCAGAGGCCGGCATTAAGGTCAAGCAGGATACCCTTGTTGTCGGCCTGCCCATTGTGCCCATGATCCTTGGGCGTTTTCCAGGTCATGTCCGCATTGAATTTGTCGTGTCTGAAGGGGCGCATGTCCCTGCAGGGACCCATGTCGTCAAATTTCAGGGGTCCGCGACGACACTGCTCAAGGCGGAACGGGTGATTCTCAATTTCATCGGGCGGCTGTCCGGCATCGCCAATCTGACACGGACATTTTGTGAGAAAATTGCCGGCTCCGGGGTGCGATTGCTGGATACTCGGAAAACAACCCCCGGCCTGCGGTACCCGGAAAAGTACGCCGTGGCCATGGGCGGTGGAACCAATCATCGGCTAGATTTGAGTGAAATGTTGATGCTCAAGGACAATCATATCGACAGGGCCGGGGGGATAACCCCGGCGGTGCGCCTTCTTCTCGCCGCTTACGACCCCTGTCCGCCCATCGAGGTGGAATGCAGGACTCTGGCGGAGGTCGCGGAAGCTGCTGCCCTGCCTGTGCAGCGAATCATGCTGGACAACATGAGCCGCGATGAAATGGCGCGGGCTCTGGCCATGATTCCCCCCGGGATGGAAACGGAGATCAGCGGCGGGGTCAAACTGGAAACCATCGCCGAACTGGCGGCACTGGGCCCAACATTCATTTCCGCCGGCGCACTAACCCATTCCGCCACCTGCGCGGACATCAGCATGGACATCTATCCCGTGTCCGAAAAAGTGAACTCAAACGGAAGTTGA